In the genome of Thermodesulfovibrio thiophilus DSM 17215, the window TACCCCTGAAGAAACAGCTCTTGAAAGACTTGAAAAAAAAGGTATGTCAAAAGAAGAAGCTAAAAAAAGACTAAAAAGTCAATTTCCAATTGAGATGAAAAAATCAAAATCAGACTATATAATAGATAATTCGGGAACTGTTGAAGAAACAAAAGTTCAGGTTGAAAAAATATTTCAGGAACTTATCACACTGGAGAGAAAATATGCAGGTAATTAAAGAAATTAAAAAAATTGATTATCCAGAACCTGTGATTACCATTGGTAATTTTGATGGCGTTCACATAGGACACCAGAAAATTTTCGATTATATAAAAAGAAAAGCCAAACAGATTCAAGGAGCATCAGTAGTCATAACTTTTAATCCTCATCCAATTAAAGTACTATATAAAGAACATCCATTAAAGTTAATAACAACAAATGAAGACAAAATCAAGCTAATTGCACAATGCGGAGTAGACCTCGTAATTTCTATTCCTTTTACACAGAAATTCGCACAAATCGAACCAGAGGATTTTGTAAAAAATATTCTGGTTGATAACTTAAATGCAAAATGGATTGTTATTGGCTATGATTATAAATTCGGTAAAGGCAGAAAAGGAGACCGAGAGCTTCTTACCAAACTTGGGAAAATATACGGATTCAGGGTAACAGTACTTAAAGCATATAAAAAAAATGGGAAAATATTGAGCAGTACCGCTGTACGAAATGCTCTTTTTGAAGGCAATATCAAAGAAGCAAGCCAATTTCTTGGCAGAGCATATCACATAGATGGTGAAGTGATAAAAGGTGCAGGAAGAGGCTCATCAATTCTTGGATATCCCACAGCAAACATTGTCCCAAAGCAAGAGATAATCCCAAAAGAAGGAGTATATGCAGTTAAAGTTACAATCCCTTTCCTGAATAATAAAAATTCTGATAGTTACAAAACATTAAAGGGAGTTGCAAATATAGGGAACAACCCCACATTTGGCAATATTAATATAAACTATGAGGTTCATATTCTCGATTTTAAAGAAAATTTGCTTGGTAAAACAGTAAGAGTCCATTTTATTGAAAGACTTCGCGATGAAAAAAGATTTATATCACCCGAGGAGCTTAAATATAATATCGCAAGAGATATTGAAGTGGCAGAAAAAATTTTTAAAAAAGACAGGACAAAGTTATTTTTAGATTTTTAAACTTACAGGATCTACTTCAACTTTTATTGCAATCTCCTTGAAATTTATAAGTTTTCCAAGAGCAGTAGTTAAATCTTCAGTAAGTTTTCTCTTGTCTTTAGAGCGAAGGATAAAAACAAATTCATCTGTGTTTGTATGTTTTAAAGGTCCAATAACTTCTCCTGTTATGTGAGTTTTTAAAAACTCTTTAAGTTTATCTAAGGTTTCCTTTAAACCGGTTTTTTTAAGTTTCACCATCAATTTAACAATTCTTGAAAATGGCGGAAAATCTGTCTCTTTGCGATGTTTTAGCTCATAAAGATAAAAATCTTTAAAATTATAAGAGCGAATAAATTTAAAAATATCAGCTGTGGGATTTCTTGTCTGAATAAATAAACTTCCGTTTTCTTTAACCAGCTGACTTATTGATAAAACTCTTGCAAAAGCATTTTCAAGAGTTCTGTAATCAGGGATAGAAATAAAAAAATCAAAATCTAGAATAATAGCTCCTTTAAATCTTGAATGATATCCTGTTTTTATTTTGCCTGCCTGACCCACACAAATTCCATGAACTTTTTCAGAGTTTAAGTCAATTTCGTTAATCTCTGTTTGTTTTTTTGAAAAAATCTGTTTAAGTTCATCAATAATTCGTTCCACCCCTACTCCAACTGGATGGATATTCACTCCCATGCAGTAAGGACATTGTTCATACATTTTTATAACTCTGTTGCATCTAAAACATTCAAGCAATCCTGAAGACTTATGAAAAACCATACTGTATCCGCATTGTTCACATTTAATAACTTCCCTGCATTCTGAACATCTAATAAGACTATATCCACTTCTTGGAGAGGTAACTAAAATTCCTTCTTTATGATAGAGTTTTAAATAAAGCAATACCTCTGGATGAAAAATAGTTTGATAGGGTTGTCTTAGAATCTTTATATCAGGATGTTTTAACTGATTAAAATCATCAATAAGTTCATATTTGCCCCTCAAAGCATTATAGTAAGAAGTGGTTGATGGCATGAAATCAGTAAGAACAACAGGACAACACTCAATAAATCCTCTCATTACAGCACAATCTCTTGCATGGTACCGCGGAGTTTCTTCTGCTTTATAAAGCCAGCTTGACTCCTGTGCCAACATAATTAAAGAAAGCTTCTTTACAGGAGCAAATACAGCAAATCTTGTTCCCACAATAACCTTTACTTTATCTTCGATTATTTCTTTTATTGAAGATAAAAGCTCAGCACGTTTCATTTCACTGTGAAGAAGCACAGCCTGAATGTTACAGCCTTTCAAAAAATTGAATAATTTTTGAGCATCTTTTATTTCAGGTAGCACTAAAAGTATTGTTCCATCTGAAGATGAAATTGTCGTTACAACCTCAAGCATGAGTTTCATCTCATAAAAAAAATTCGGACAATGAATGAGAAATGTTTTATACTGCCCTTCCCTTTTGGTATCAATAATTTTTGAAAGAGTTTCATTATTTAAAAAACAGGATTCTAATTGAGGCAGAGCTGTCTTTTCTTCAGACAAGCTTTGTTTTTTTGATGTTCTTTTATAATTTTTACCTTTGATTAAGTGTATGACCTCTTCAAAAAAAGTAGATCTGACAACAGAACCTATTTCAGAAATGTAATAAAAACTCATCCATTTAAGAAACTCTATAAATTTTTTATTGTAAGCTTCACCAATTATGCTATGAATTTCTTTTGTCTGCGGTACTTCATCAGGTTTTTTGTCTAGTTTTTTAATAACAATTCCATCAACTACTCTGTTTTTTAATGGAACCTGAACTGCAAATCCTGTCAAATCAATATCTTTATTAAAGTGATATGTAAGAATTTTTAACTTTAGCGGAACAGACACATTAAAATAAGGCATAAATAATTATACTCCATAAACATCCTGCTTTAGATACTTTTTCATAATTTAATAGAAATAGTTGCATTTATCAGCAATAATGTAATATATTTATAAATTATCGGGAATAATTTTTCGGAGGTTAAAATTGGTTAGGATAAGATTAATGCGTTTAGGAGCTAAAAAACAGCCCTTTTACAGAGTTGTTATAGCTGACGCAAAAAGCAGAAGAAATGGTCCTTTTATTGAAATTGTTGGAACATATAATCCAAAAACAGATCCGCCAGAAATTAATCTAAATATTGACAGGGTTAAATACTGGATTGAAAAAGGCGCTCAGCCGTCAGATACTGTTAAAAAATTAATTACACGCGTTTCTGCCTAACATACCCATTTGGGTATTTACTACTCTTTTGCACGGAGGTCAGATTATGAGCATGAAGACACTTATTGAAACAATGGCTAAGTCACTAGTTGACAAACCAGAGGAGGTTAAGGTTACCGAGATTGAAGGTGAAAAAACCACTGTATATGAGCTCAGAGTTGCTCCTAGCGATCTTGGAAAGGTAATTGGAAAACAGGGAAAAACTGCAAGGGCTATGAGGACAATACTTGGTGCTGCCGGCACAAAAGTTGGGAAAAGATGTGTCCTTGAAATTTTAGAATAGTCCTGGTAAAAACTTTGTAATAAAGGGCGTGAATTCACGCCCTTTCTTTTTATGAAAGAGTTTGACGTTTTAACAATATTTCCAGAACTAATAGAATGTTACCTCATACACGGAGTAATTGGCAAAGCATTAAACAAAGGGCTTGCAGAGGTAAAGATACATAATTTAAGAGACTTTACGTCTGATAAACATAAAAAGGTTGATGATTCTCCTTACGGAGGCGGAGCGGGGATGGTAATGCAGATAGAATCTTTCTATAATGTGATAAATTATATAAAAAGTGATGGACAACCAAGAAAAGTGGTTTTACTGTCTCCTCAGGGAAGAGTATTCAGTCAAAAAGTTGCACAGGAATTTTATAACGAAAATCAAGAATTGGTTTTAGTCTGTGGTAGATATGAAGGAATTGATGAAAGAATTAAAAATATTATTGATGAAGAAATCTCTATTGGAGATTATATTATAAGTGGTGGAGAATTGGCTGCTTTAGTTATAATAGATAGTATTGTGCGTTTGATTCCTGGTGCTTTGGGAGATGAATCTTCAGCAAAAGAGGATTCTTTTATGCGAGGGTTTTTGGATTACCCTCAATATACAAGACCCGAGGAGTTTAATGGAATGCGAGTTCCTGATGTTCTTTTAAGTGGAGATCATAAAAAAATAGCTCTCTGGAGAAAAAAAGAGGCATTGAGAAATACATTACAAAAAAGACCTGATTTATTAAAAAATTTATCTAATGAAGAAATGCAAATACTAAAGGAGCTTTGCTCTGAAATAAATAGAAACATTCTGGGGGTTCATGATGAATCAGTTTATAATTAAATCAATAGAAGAAAGATTTAAAAAACCTGAAATACCTAATTTCAAGCCAGGGGATACTGTAAAGGTTTACGTAAAGGTTAAAGAAGGTGATAAGGAAAGAATCCAGGTCTTCGAAGGTGTTGTTATAGCACGTAAGGGCGGAGGAATTAGAGAAACTTTCACAGTAAGAAAAATCTCCTTCGGAGTTGGAGTTGAACGTGTATTCCCTCTTCATAGTCCGATTATTGACAAAATTGAAGTTGTCAGAAGAGGAATTGTGAGAAGGTCCAAGCTATACTATCTCAGAACCAAGAAGGGTAAAGAGGCAAAGGTTAAAGAGAAGATGGATTATCAGAAGGCATGAGCCTTTTTGCCTTTGATGATTTATTTCGTAAACAGGGTTTAACAGTTATTGCTGGAATAGATGAAGCAGGTCGAGGTTCTCTTGCTGGTCCTGTTGTTGCAGGTTGTGTATGTTTTCTGGACAATGAAGTAATTGAAGGAATAAACGACTCAAAAAAGCTTACACTAAAGCAAAGAGAAACTCTTTTTAATGAAATACGTAAGCATGCTGCAGTTGGAATAGGTATTGTGGATGAAAATATTATTGATCAGATAAATATTCTGGAAGCTACCCGTCTTGCCATGCTCAGAGCTTTTAAAGATTTAAATAAAAATGTTGACCTTATACTCATCGATGCGTTAGAAATTCCAGAACTACAAAATATCAAACAAAAAGCGATCATAAAAGCAGACCAGAAAAGTGCTTCTGTAGCAGCAGCAAGCATTATTGCAAAAGTAACAAGGGATTTAATAATGAATAGCTACCATCAAATATATTGTAATTATGGATTTAATCAGCATAAAGGCTATGCTACAAAACAACATCTTGAGGCAATTAAAAAATTTGGACCATGCCCAATTCACAGACAGAGCTTTTCACCTGTAAGAGAATTAATGTTATTCTAAAACAATGAAGCGGCTTCATATAGATGTTAAAGGCGTTGTTCAGGGAGTTGGATTCAGGCCTTTTGTTTATAACCTTGCTTTAAAACTTAATCTCAAAGGATTTGTTACAAATACATCTCACGGAGTAACAATAGACTTAGAAGGAGAAAATATAGAGAAATTTTTATATATTCTCAGAAATGAACCTCCACCTCTTGCAAAAATATACTCTATTGAAACAGAAGAATTTCCTATCAACAACTACTCAACTTTTGAAATTGTTGAGAGCATAGATGATGCTGGATTTACTCATATTTCAGAAGATGTATCAATATGCGATGATTGTCTGAAAGAGCTTTTTAACCCTTCTGATAGAAGATATCTTTATCCATTTATAAACTGTACCAATTGTGGTCCGAGATATACAATTACAATTAAAGTTCCATATGACAGACCAAATACAACTATGTCTATTTTTAAAATGTGTCATGATTGTCTGACAGAGTATAAGGATCCTCTAAACAGGAGATTTCACGCCCAGCCAAATGCATGCCCGGTATGTGGTCCTGAAGTGAGTCTTTTTATTAAAACTTCAGAAGGATTTAAAGAAATTGCAAATCCATTTGTGGAATCGATAAGACTTATCAAGGAAGGCAAAATTGTTGCAATAAGAGGACTTGGAGGTTTTCAACTTTGTTGTGATGCAACAAATGCTGACGCTGTAGAGAATTTAAGAAAAAGAAAAAAAAGGAGTAATAAACCTTTTGCACTCATGGCTCCTTCACTACAATCTATAGGAAAATATTGTCTTTTATCTGAAAATGAAAAAAACATTCTTACCTCACCAATGAGACCTATTGTTCTTTTAAAGAAAAAAAATAAATGCAAACTTCCAGAGATCATTGCTCCAAAAAACTCCTGTATCGGGTTTATGCTACCATATACTCCTTTACATTATTTACTTTTTTACTATCCTATTGATTATACGCCTAATTTTAACAGAGCTAATCCTCACTTTGATGCCCTTGTGATGACAAGTGGAAATATTTCTGAAGAGCCAATCATAACAAAAAATGAAGAAGCCTTTGAAAAACTACAAAATGTTACAGATGCTTTTCTGATTCATAACAGGGAAATATTCATGCGTGTTGATGATTCTGTGGTGAGAGAGTTAAACGGAAAGATTTATTTTATAAGAAGAGCAAGAGGATTTGTTCCAAAGGCAATTCAACTTAAAGAAGAAATACCTGCAGTTTTAGGAGTAGGTGCTGATCTGAAAAACACCTTTACTCTTATCAAATCAAACTATGCCATAATGAGCCAGCATATTGGAGATATGGAGAACATTGAAACAGTTGAATTTTTTGAGGAAGTTTTAAATAATCTTAAATCGGTTTATAGAATTGAACCCGTTGCATTGGGATATGACCTGCATCCCGGATATTATTCATCTCAATGGGCAAAGGAGTACGGCAAAAAAACAGGTATTCAAAGATTTGCCCTTCAGCATCACTACTGCCACATTGCCTCTCTTATGGCTGAATATGGGTTAGATGAACTATTCGGGATAGCTTTTGATGGAACTGGATACGGCATTGATGGAAATATCTGGGGAAGCGAGTTTTTATACTGTGATATTAAAAATTTTCAAAGGCTTGCACATCTTAAACCTATTAGACTTCCTGGAGGAGAGCACGCCATTAAAGACTGCTCAAGAATTGCTCTATCATTGATTGGCGAAGCTTTTGGAGATGATTTTGATTTAATATCAAAACTACCTCTGTCTGAGGCAACTTCAGAGAACAAAATCAGGCAGATACTTAAATTAAAAAAAATTACACAATTTAGCCCTTCTTCATCAGGAATGGGAAGGTTTTTTGATGGAATTTCTTCATTGATTGGAGTTTCCCATTACAACAGTTTTGAAGCTGAAGCAGCAATAGCTCTTGAAAGTTCAATTTCTCAGGGAAAAGAGTTTTCCGATAAATATTGTTATGATTTCGAGTTTAAAAACTCTGAAGAAAATTCATCTATGGAAAATAGTTTAATCATTGACTACACGTTGATGATAAGACAGATAGTTGATGATCTTTTGCAAGGCGTTTCTATTTCAGATATTTCATGGAAATTTCATAATACTATCGTAAAGATTATAATTGAGTTAACAATATATTTTAAGGGAAAATACGGTTTTGACAGGCTTGGTTTGAGTGGAGGTGTTTTTCAGAATTCTTATTTAGTTAGAGAAACTATCAAGATTTTAGAAAAAAACGGAATAAAACCATTAGTTCATATAAATGTTCCAGCCAATGATGCATGCATATCACTTGGTCAGGCTTATATTGTTGGTAAAAGACTTATAAGTTAAGGCATTTCGGAAATTTTAGCACTGTTTTCATGAAACCATGTCATCCAGCAAAGTTCTATTGGACGATATCCTGTTTTCTTTGCAAGAAGTTCGACAGTTTTAATAAACCTCATATTTTCATAAACAGGTTCATATTGAGCCTGAATGAGAATGTCGTTTATCACTTTTTTTACAATTTTATCCGGCATAACTGTATCAACTCCTCCCATCATTCTCAGATATTGATAAGAAATCAGTCCAACACCTTTGATTTTTGCAACAGGGTCATTCATCCAGTTTTCTAAAAATGAATTATTTGCCCATAATCTCAAAGATTCTCTATCATTTTCTGATACGGTGGATAAGAATTTTGCAATTTCACAAGCAACATGCCAGGAGCGAATATTTTTCCATATATGAAATGCTTCTTTATAGTTAAACTGAGCAAAGGATGAAAGAGAATTTATTCTTCCAGTTTTTATAAATTCATTCTGAAAAATTTTAATTTTAGGTACAACAACATTAAAATAGCTTACTCCAACAGATGTAAACGCCATATCAAGAACCATCAATACGACATTTCCTTGCCATCGTTCAGTATTCAGACATCTGTCACAGATTTCTCTCAGTATATTAAAATTTGTCATATTACTATCAATCAATTTTTTTAATTTCATTTTTCAATACAAACAATCAACTGTTCATTATAATTAAAACACAATTCAGCCTATGAAAATTACAATGTATACTATAATTTTAAGCATTATGTTACCGATATTTCAATTTACAATAATGAATTTACTTCACAGCAAATTTATTTTTATTTTTGTGCTTTTAGTAATAATGCTCGGTATTGGTACAACAGGCTATATGATTATTGAAGATATGAATTTTATTGACACACTTTATATGACAGTAATCACACTTGCAACAGTTGGATTTAAGGAAGTTAAAGAACTCAGTCCATCTGGTAAAATCTTTACCATTTTCCTTATATTGGGCGGATTTGGAGTTTTTACA includes:
- a CDS encoding ribonuclease HII, producing the protein MSLFAFDDLFRKQGLTVIAGIDEAGRGSLAGPVVAGCVCFLDNEVIEGINDSKKLTLKQRETLFNEIRKHAAVGIGIVDENIIDQINILEATRLAMLRAFKDLNKNVDLILIDALEIPELQNIKQKAIIKADQKSASVAAASIIAKVTRDLIMNSYHQIYCNYGFNQHKGYATKQHLEAIKKFGPCPIHRQSFSPVRELMLF
- the trmD gene encoding tRNA (guanosine(37)-N1)-methyltransferase TrmD, whose translation is MKEFDVLTIFPELIECYLIHGVIGKALNKGLAEVKIHNLRDFTSDKHKKVDDSPYGGGAGMVMQIESFYNVINYIKSDGQPRKVVLLSPQGRVFSQKVAQEFYNENQELVLVCGRYEGIDERIKNIIDEEISIGDYIISGGELAALVIIDSIVRLIPGALGDESSAKEDSFMRGFLDYPQYTRPEEFNGMRVPDVLLSGDHKKIALWRKKEALRNTLQKRPDLLKNLSNEEMQILKELCSEINRNILGVHDESVYN
- a CDS encoding potassium channel family protein; translation: MYTIILSIMLPIFQFTIMNLLHSKFIFIFVLLVIMLGIGTTGYMIIEDMNFIDTLYMTVITLATVGFKEVKELSPSGKIFTIFLILGGFGVFTYTLTTGARIIIEGEIKEVFKKRKMKKKIEELSGHYIVCGYGRMGSIIVKELMASNVKGCCY
- the rpsP gene encoding 30S ribosomal protein S16, with amino-acid sequence MVRIRLMRLGAKKQPFYRVVIADAKSRRNGPFIEIVGTYNPKTDPPEINLNIDRVKYWIEKGAQPSDTVKKLITRVSA
- the rplS gene encoding 50S ribosomal protein L19, whose protein sequence is MNQFIIKSIEERFKKPEIPNFKPGDTVKVYVKVKEGDKERIQVFEGVVIARKGGGIRETFTVRKISFGVGVERVFPLHSPIIDKIEVVRRGIVRRSKLYYLRTKKGKEAKVKEKMDYQKA
- the hypF gene encoding carbamoyltransferase HypF codes for the protein MKRLHIDVKGVVQGVGFRPFVYNLALKLNLKGFVTNTSHGVTIDLEGENIEKFLYILRNEPPPLAKIYSIETEEFPINNYSTFEIVESIDDAGFTHISEDVSICDDCLKELFNPSDRRYLYPFINCTNCGPRYTITIKVPYDRPNTTMSIFKMCHDCLTEYKDPLNRRFHAQPNACPVCGPEVSLFIKTSEGFKEIANPFVESIRLIKEGKIVAIRGLGGFQLCCDATNADAVENLRKRKKRSNKPFALMAPSLQSIGKYCLLSENEKNILTSPMRPIVLLKKKNKCKLPEIIAPKNSCIGFMLPYTPLHYLLFYYPIDYTPNFNRANPHFDALVMTSGNISEEPIITKNEEAFEKLQNVTDAFLIHNREIFMRVDDSVVRELNGKIYFIRRARGFVPKAIQLKEEIPAVLGVGADLKNTFTLIKSNYAIMSQHIGDMENIETVEFFEEVLNNLKSVYRIEPVALGYDLHPGYYSSQWAKEYGKKTGIQRFALQHHYCHIASLMAEYGLDELFGIAFDGTGYGIDGNIWGSEFLYCDIKNFQRLAHLKPIRLPGGEHAIKDCSRIALSLIGEAFGDDFDLISKLPLSEATSENKIRQILKLKKITQFSPSSSGMGRFFDGISSLIGVSHYNSFEAEAAIALESSISQGKEFSDKYCYDFEFKNSEENSSMENSLIIDYTLMIRQIVDDLLQGVSISDISWKFHNTIVKIIIELTIYFKGKYGFDRLGLSGGVFQNSYLVRETIKILEKNGIKPLVHINVPANDACISLGQAYIVGKRLIS
- a CDS encoding bifunctional riboflavin kinase/FAD synthetase, with the translated sequence MQVIKEIKKIDYPEPVITIGNFDGVHIGHQKIFDYIKRKAKQIQGASVVITFNPHPIKVLYKEHPLKLITTNEDKIKLIAQCGVDLVISIPFTQKFAQIEPEDFVKNILVDNLNAKWIVIGYDYKFGKGRKGDRELLTKLGKIYGFRVTVLKAYKKNGKILSSTAVRNALFEGNIKEASQFLGRAYHIDGEVIKGAGRGSSILGYPTANIVPKQEIIPKEGVYAVKVTIPFLNNKNSDSYKTLKGVANIGNNPTFGNININYEVHILDFKENLLGKTVRVHFIERLRDEKRFISPEELKYNIARDIEVAEKIFKKDRTKLFLDF
- a CDS encoding KH domain-containing protein; amino-acid sequence: MKTLIETMAKSLVDKPEEVKVTEIEGEKTTVYELRVAPSDLGKVIGKQGKTARAMRTILGAAGTKVGKRCVLEILE